The following are from one region of the Desulfosalsimonas propionicica genome:
- a CDS encoding tetratricopeptide repeat protein, with protein MASPIFSDKSLLDRPAFCILLMAGMMMLSACAGRQPVPDRPGQTRSSAPEIPVDETIDGPAPEIEDKPDDSGEGKDYRMAASHNLIRRGQELIQKKKYDRAIRVFERAVGIHPGDGRAYFYLAQAWLGKKDLNRAARFNEMAILYLRDDPARQKRAREQKKKIQDMENTQ; from the coding sequence ATGGCTTCTCCAATATTTTCCGATAAGTCTCTGCTGGACCGGCCCGCCTTCTGTATCCTGCTTATGGCCGGGATGATGATGTTATCTGCCTGTGCCGGGCGCCAGCCGGTGCCTGACAGACCGGGGCAAACCCGCAGCAGCGCGCCCGAAATACCTGTTGACGAAACCATTGATGGGCCTGCTCCCGAAATCGAGGATAAGCCCGATGATTCGGGGGAGGGTAAGGATTACCGCATGGCGGCATCCCACAACCTGATCCGCCGGGGACAAGAGCTGATTCAAAAAAAGAAATATGACAGGGCCATTCGCGTTTTTGAACGGGCCGTGGGCATCCACCCCGGAGACGGTCGGGCGTATTTCTATCTTGCACAAGCCTGGCTGGGGAAAAAGGACCTCAACCGGGCCGCCCGGTTCAACGAGATGGCCATTTTGTATCTCAGAGACGATCCGGCCCGGCAAAAGCGGGCCCGGGAGCAGAAGAAAAAAATCCAGGACATGGAAAACACGCAGTGA